The stretch of DNA GGTGCCGTGATCAAGTCCCCAGGCACTGTCATCGCCGTGAATTTTCGGTGTCCTTGCAAGCTCCTGAATTTGTTTTGCCAGCTCTGGATTTCCCGGCGCTGGATATTGCATGTCAAATAGTTCTTGGGGAAATCCATAGAAGTCATGAATGGTGCGAGGTTTTTCCATCCGCGTGACCCAGGTCCCCGCGCTCAACCAGTGCGCGGAAATCACTAAGATCGCTTTGGGTACGGCGATGTCTGAGCCCAGCTGAGCCAGACTTTGCGTGAATGGATTTTCCTGAATCGCATTCATGGGATTGCCGTGGCCGATAAACAGCACGGGCATTTTTTCCGCACCTTGTTTCGCGGTCAGATTCAAAAGAGTTTTTAATTGATCAGGCATTTGCAATCTCCCAAGGCCGAGTGCTGTCAATGCGCCTCCCGCACCGATCAGCAAAGACCTTCGACTGAAAGAACGTGTTCTTTTACTCATGCCTTTATTATTCAGGAAAAAACACTGTTCTAAAAGACGTCAAAACTGCATAACACTGTTCTATTTCTGTCTATTTTAGCTTTTCAGGTAAGGAAAGAGGGCGATGGCGGCGGGAACGAGTTGAATCAGCGCCCCTCGCCACATTTTTCGCGGATTTGAAAAAAGCAGAACTAAACCGGCGCCACAAATGGAAAGAAGTGCGTAGATAATAAGTGTCGTACCCATTGCGTAAGTCATCTCGCCCGTTCTAAAGTGCAATCCCGTAAAAATCGCAATGGACAAGAAGAGATTGTAAAATCCCTGATTGAACGCCAGATTTTTTGTTGCCGCCACATCCTGCGGCTTCACACCGAAAATGCGGTTGATGCGCGGCCGCCCCCACAGCAGACTTTCTAAGATAAAAAAATAAACATGCAAAAGAGCCGGAAGAAGAGCGAATGATATTTCCATGTCTTTCAGTCTTCAGACGCTGGGCAGTCACGTCAAGAGGTCTTCCTCAAGGGCTCTCCCCTCGCCGCGGCTGGCAAAGGCGGGGTTCATTGTTTCGCAGTGGTTGACCCACGCAGAACCCCGAGCTAGCTTGAGCCATTGCTTTAACGACATATTATGCGCCGCATTTTTAAACAAATGCCGACGCCTTCTTGCGGAGGAAAAATGGCTGAATATATCAATCCAGATTACGTTCCAGAACCGGATAAAATGAATGTGAAAAAGGGCCTTGAAGGCGTGGTTATGGATACTTCCAAAGTATCTAAAGTAAACCCGCACACCAACTCTTTGATCTACCGTGGTTACCCAGTTCAAGACTTGGCGGAAAACTGCTCATTCGAAGAAGTGGCTTATCTTCTTTACAACAACGAGTTGCCGACGGCTTCTCAACTTGCTGACTTCACGAAAAAAGAGCGCGGCTACCGCGAGATCTCAACAACTTTGTTGAACGTGATCAAAGCCCTTCCACAAAAATGTCATCCGATGGATTCCATCCGCACTGCAGTTTCTTTCTTGGGAACTGAAGATGCTCGTATCTGGGATGCGAGCCCTGCGACAAACATGGATAAAGCGATCCAGTTGTTAGCTAAAATTCCAACGATGGTGGCCGCAGACTACCGTTTCAAAAAAGGTTTGGATTTTATTCCTCCGAAAGCGGACTTGACGATTGCCGAAAACTTCTTCCACATGTGCTTTGGTAAAGTGCCACAAAAAGAAGTCGTAAAAGCTTTCGACGTTTCTTTGATTCTTTACGCTGAGCACAGCTTCAACGCTTCGACTTTCACGGCGCGTGTTGTGACTTCAACTCAATCTGACATCTACTCTGCGACAGTCGCAGGCATCGGCGCCTTGAAAGGTCCTTTGCACGGTGGTGCTAACGAAATGGTTATGCACATGATGAAAGAGATCGCGGATCCTGCTAAAGCGGAACAATGGATGTTGGATGCTTTGGCTCAAAAGAAAAAAGTCATGGGCTTCGGTCACCGTGTATACCGCTCTGGCGACTCGCGCGTACCAACAATGAAGAAATACGCACAAGTGATGGCGGACGTGACTGGCGAACAAAAATGGATGCAGATGTACACGGCCTTGGAAAAAGTGATGGTAGAGAAAAAGAAAATCTATCCTAACTTGGATTTCCCCGCGGGTCCTGCTTACTACATGATGGGCTTTGAGATCGACTTCTTTACGCCGATCTTCGTGATGGCTCGTACGACCGGCTGGTCTGCGCATATCATGGAGCAAGCCGCTGACAATCGTATCATCCGTCCATTGTCCGAGTACGTGGGCCACGAACAACGTAAAGTTGTTCCTTTGAGCGAACGCAAATAAAGCGAGTTGAAAACTCAAGATAAAAAAGGGAGCCAAAAACCGCTCCCTTTTTCTTTTTAAAGGGCCCCTGCCGCCCTTAAGAAAGCATCCATTCTACCGTTTTTCATAATCGCCATATGGCGAGACATCACGTCAAGATGGCGCTCTTTGTAAAGGTCAAGATAGGTGACATCTTCGGAAATCTCTTGATTCACCGTGATTGTCTTTCCACCTAAGATCCTTTTGTACTCCTTCGACCAAGTATCATTAGCAAGAGCTTTGCCGTCAGGATAAAGACCGCTGATGTAAGAATCAAAAAGAATGAACTTCTTCTTCGCGGCTCTGTTTTCACGAACCCACTTCTGAATATTTTCGTGCGGTCCGTAAAGGGCGTCAAACAACGCGATCGAATTGAGCCCCGGCCGCAAAGAGCGGCGATCCGACAATATCTGATTGATCACTTTTCCAGCCCCACTGTGTCCAGACATTGACCATTTCTGATTTTCTGTCCCTGAAACTTTGGCGATTTTTGCCAGAAACTCATTCACTTGCTTGGCCGACCCCAAGAACGAGCTGTAGTCTTTACCGTTACCGGTGCTTTCCGGGATCACCAATAAACTGGAAGCTTGCGAACGGGCTAAAAAAGCGCCGTAATCTCCGTCGCCATTTTTCATATTGAAATGTCTTTGAATATCCTGAGGACGATCCAAATTATAGCCATGAAAATGCAAATTCACGCTGAGGGCCGCTTGCTGCAAACTTCGGGGAATATAAATATTTACTTTTTGAGGATAACCCGGGATCGCACCTCGGCAGCGGGTTCCGCGCACTTCTTGCGTGCGAGAATCACACGTCCAGCCGGCCGCTGTGAGCTTTTCCGCAACTTGCTGTGAATACATTTGAGTTTGCACAATACTTTTAAAGTCACGAAACTGATGATTCGTGCTCTCGCAGTTTTGCGCAAACGCCCAGGAAAACCACC from Bdellovibrio sp. ArHS encodes:
- the ygiD gene encoding 4,5-DOPA dioxygenase extradiol; translation: MSKRTRSFSRRSLLIGAGGALTALGLGRLQMPDQLKTLLNLTAKQGAEKMPVLFIGHGNPMNAIQENPFTQSLAQLGSDIAVPKAILVISAHWLSAGTWVTRMEKPRTIHDFYGFPQELFDMQYPAPGNPELAKQIQELARTPKIHGDDSAWGLDHGTWAVLRNMYPKADIPVLQLSIDMSEPGSFHFELGQTLKKLREQGVLIVGSGNIVHNLRRANWDKPLQGEDWAIEFDEWVKAKLLARDFKALTDDFAKNIAGRLSVPTPDHYWPMLYVLGAADEKDELAFQFEGYDMGSISMRGFSFGKKG
- a CDS encoding DUF1304 domain-containing protein encodes the protein MEISFALLPALLHVYFFILESLLWGRPRINRIFGVKPQDVAATKNLAFNQGFYNLFLSIAIFTGLHFRTGEMTYAMGTTLIIYALLSICGAGLVLLFSNPRKMWRGALIQLVPAAIALFPYLKS
- a CDS encoding bifunctional 2-methylcitrate synthase/citrate synthase is translated as MAEYINPDYVPEPDKMNVKKGLEGVVMDTSKVSKVNPHTNSLIYRGYPVQDLAENCSFEEVAYLLYNNELPTASQLADFTKKERGYREISTTLLNVIKALPQKCHPMDSIRTAVSFLGTEDARIWDASPATNMDKAIQLLAKIPTMVAADYRFKKGLDFIPPKADLTIAENFFHMCFGKVPQKEVVKAFDVSLILYAEHSFNASTFTARVVTSTQSDIYSATVAGIGALKGPLHGGANEMVMHMMKEIADPAKAEQWMLDALAQKKKVMGFGHRVYRSGDSRVPTMKKYAQVMADVTGEQKWMQMYTALEKVMVEKKKIYPNLDFPAGPAYYMMGFEIDFFTPIFVMARTTGWSAHIMEQAADNRIIRPLSEYVGHEQRKVVPLSERK